The following are from one region of the Magallana gigas chromosome 6, xbMagGiga1.1, whole genome shotgun sequence genome:
- the LOC105326999 gene encoding serine/arginine-rich splicing factor 6 isoform X1, translating into MGTRVYIGRLSHHARERDVERFFKGYGRLRDVMLKNGYGFVEFEDYRDADDAVYELNGKDLAGERVIVEHARGGPRGDDRRNSYRDYPPARRSRGGGGRDNRASNRYGPPTRTEYRLIVENLSSRVSWQDLKDYMRQAGEVTYADAHKEHKNEGSLSFDRIVEFASYSDMKNAVSKLDGTEINGRKIKLVEDKPKRSSRRRSISRSASRSRSRSRSRRRSRSGSRSRSRSRSRSSRSKSKSKSKSPARKSRSKSRSKSRSRSKSPSKSKSKSRSRSRSKSRSPSPGDKDDKDEN; encoded by the exons ATGGGAACCCGTGTTTACATAGGAAGATTATCCCATCATGCCAGAGAAAGAGATGTTGAAAGATTTTTCAAAGGATATGGACGGTTACGGGATGTTATGTTGAAAAATGGATATGGCTTTGTT GAATTTGAAGATTATCGTGATGCAGATGATGCTGTCTACGAACTGAATGGAAAAGATCTGGCTGGTGAAAG AGTGATCGTAGAGCATGCACGTGGAGGTCCTCGCGGAGACGACAGAAGGAATAGTTACCGTGACTACCCTCCAGCCCGCAGGAGTCGTGGGGGCGGTGGAAGAGATAA TCGTGCTTCCAACAGGTACGGACCACCTACCAGAACGGAATATAGGTTGATTGTTGAAAACCTGAGTTCTCGGGTCAGCTGGCAG GACCTGAAAGACTACATGAGACAAGCAGGGGAGGTCACGTATGCGGACGCCCACAAGGAACACAAAAATGAAGG CTCCCTTTCCTTTGACAGAATTGTGGAATTTGCCTCTTACTCTGACATGAAGAATGCCGTAAGCAAGTTGGATGGAACAGAAATCAATGGGAGGAAGATCAAATTGGTAGAAGACAAACCAAAACGCAGCAGCAGACGCAGAAG TATCAGTAGAAGTGCCTCTAGATCCAGAAGTAGGTCAAGGTCACGACGTAGGTCTAGGTCAGGCAGTAGGTCAAGGAGTCGCAGCAGAAGCCGCAGTAGCCGCAGCAAGTCCAAGTCCAAGTCTAAGTCACCAGCACGCAAGTCCAGATCTAAGTCCAGGTCCAAATCCAGATCCAGGTCCAAGTCCCCATCTAAGTCCAAGTCTAAGTCCAggtctaggtcaaggtcaaagtcTCGTTCCCCAAGTCCTGGAGACAAGGACGATAAGGACGAGAACTAG
- the LOC105326999 gene encoding serine/arginine-rich splicing factor 6 isoform X3, whose amino-acid sequence MGTRVYIGRLSHHARERDVERFFKGYGRLRDVMLKNGYGFVEFEDYRDADDAVYELNGKDLAGERVIVEHARGGPRGDDRRNSYRDYPPARRSRGGGGRDNRASNRYGPPTRTEYRLIVENLSSRVSWQDLKDYMRQAGEVTYADAHKEHKNEGIVEFASYSDMKNAVSKLDGTEINGRKIKLVEDKPKRSSRRRSISRSASRSRSRSRSRRRSRSGSRSRSRSRSRSSRSKSKSKSKSPARKSRSKSRSKSRSRSKSPSKSKSKSRSRSRSKSRSPSPGDKDDKDEN is encoded by the exons ATGGGAACCCGTGTTTACATAGGAAGATTATCCCATCATGCCAGAGAAAGAGATGTTGAAAGATTTTTCAAAGGATATGGACGGTTACGGGATGTTATGTTGAAAAATGGATATGGCTTTGTT GAATTTGAAGATTATCGTGATGCAGATGATGCTGTCTACGAACTGAATGGAAAAGATCTGGCTGGTGAAAG AGTGATCGTAGAGCATGCACGTGGAGGTCCTCGCGGAGACGACAGAAGGAATAGTTACCGTGACTACCCTCCAGCCCGCAGGAGTCGTGGGGGCGGTGGAAGAGATAA TCGTGCTTCCAACAGGTACGGACCACCTACCAGAACGGAATATAGGTTGATTGTTGAAAACCTGAGTTCTCGGGTCAGCTGGCAG GACCTGAAAGACTACATGAGACAAGCAGGGGAGGTCACGTATGCGGACGCCCACAAGGAACACAAAAATGAAGG AATTGTGGAATTTGCCTCTTACTCTGACATGAAGAATGCCGTAAGCAAGTTGGATGGAACAGAAATCAATGGGAGGAAGATCAAATTGGTAGAAGACAAACCAAAACGCAGCAGCAGACGCAGAAG TATCAGTAGAAGTGCCTCTAGATCCAGAAGTAGGTCAAGGTCACGACGTAGGTCTAGGTCAGGCAGTAGGTCAAGGAGTCGCAGCAGAAGCCGCAGTAGCCGCAGCAAGTCCAAGTCCAAGTCTAAGTCACCAGCACGCAAGTCCAGATCTAAGTCCAGGTCCAAATCCAGATCCAGGTCCAAGTCCCCATCTAAGTCCAAGTCTAAGTCCAggtctaggtcaaggtcaaagtcTCGTTCCCCAAGTCCTGGAGACAAGGACGATAAGGACGAGAACTAG
- the LOC105326999 gene encoding serine/arginine-rich splicing factor 6 isoform X2, which produces MGTRVYIGRLSHHARERDVERFFKGYGRLRDVMLKNGYGFVEFEDYRDADDAVYELNGKDLAGERVIVEHARGGPRGDDRRNSYRDYPPARRSRGGGGRDKYGPPTRTEYRLIVENLSSRVSWQDLKDYMRQAGEVTYADAHKEHKNEGSLSFDRIVEFASYSDMKNAVSKLDGTEINGRKIKLVEDKPKRSSRRRSISRSASRSRSRSRSRRRSRSGSRSRSRSRSRSSRSKSKSKSKSPARKSRSKSRSKSRSRSKSPSKSKSKSRSRSRSKSRSPSPGDKDDKDEN; this is translated from the exons ATGGGAACCCGTGTTTACATAGGAAGATTATCCCATCATGCCAGAGAAAGAGATGTTGAAAGATTTTTCAAAGGATATGGACGGTTACGGGATGTTATGTTGAAAAATGGATATGGCTTTGTT GAATTTGAAGATTATCGTGATGCAGATGATGCTGTCTACGAACTGAATGGAAAAGATCTGGCTGGTGAAAG AGTGATCGTAGAGCATGCACGTGGAGGTCCTCGCGGAGACGACAGAAGGAATAGTTACCGTGACTACCCTCCAGCCCGCAGGAGTCGTGGGGGCGGTGGAAGAGATAA GTACGGACCACCTACCAGAACGGAATATAGGTTGATTGTTGAAAACCTGAGTTCTCGGGTCAGCTGGCAG GACCTGAAAGACTACATGAGACAAGCAGGGGAGGTCACGTATGCGGACGCCCACAAGGAACACAAAAATGAAGG CTCCCTTTCCTTTGACAGAATTGTGGAATTTGCCTCTTACTCTGACATGAAGAATGCCGTAAGCAAGTTGGATGGAACAGAAATCAATGGGAGGAAGATCAAATTGGTAGAAGACAAACCAAAACGCAGCAGCAGACGCAGAAG TATCAGTAGAAGTGCCTCTAGATCCAGAAGTAGGTCAAGGTCACGACGTAGGTCTAGGTCAGGCAGTAGGTCAAGGAGTCGCAGCAGAAGCCGCAGTAGCCGCAGCAAGTCCAAGTCCAAGTCTAAGTCACCAGCACGCAAGTCCAGATCTAAGTCCAGGTCCAAATCCAGATCCAGGTCCAAGTCCCCATCTAAGTCCAAGTCTAAGTCCAggtctaggtcaaggtcaaagtcTCGTTCCCCAAGTCCTGGAGACAAGGACGATAAGGACGAGAACTAG
- the LOC105326999 gene encoding serine/arginine-rich splicing factor 6 isoform X4, with protein sequence MGTRVYIGRLSHHARERDVERFFKGYGRLRDVMLKNGYGFVEFEDYRDADDAVYELNGKDLAGERVIVEHARGGPRGDDRRNSYRDYPPARRSRGGGGRDKYGPPTRTEYRLIVENLSSRVSWQDLKDYMRQAGEVTYADAHKEHKNEGIVEFASYSDMKNAVSKLDGTEINGRKIKLVEDKPKRSSRRRSISRSASRSRSRSRSRRRSRSGSRSRSRSRSRSSRSKSKSKSKSPARKSRSKSRSKSRSRSKSPSKSKSKSRSRSRSKSRSPSPGDKDDKDEN encoded by the exons ATGGGAACCCGTGTTTACATAGGAAGATTATCCCATCATGCCAGAGAAAGAGATGTTGAAAGATTTTTCAAAGGATATGGACGGTTACGGGATGTTATGTTGAAAAATGGATATGGCTTTGTT GAATTTGAAGATTATCGTGATGCAGATGATGCTGTCTACGAACTGAATGGAAAAGATCTGGCTGGTGAAAG AGTGATCGTAGAGCATGCACGTGGAGGTCCTCGCGGAGACGACAGAAGGAATAGTTACCGTGACTACCCTCCAGCCCGCAGGAGTCGTGGGGGCGGTGGAAGAGATAA GTACGGACCACCTACCAGAACGGAATATAGGTTGATTGTTGAAAACCTGAGTTCTCGGGTCAGCTGGCAG GACCTGAAAGACTACATGAGACAAGCAGGGGAGGTCACGTATGCGGACGCCCACAAGGAACACAAAAATGAAGG AATTGTGGAATTTGCCTCTTACTCTGACATGAAGAATGCCGTAAGCAAGTTGGATGGAACAGAAATCAATGGGAGGAAGATCAAATTGGTAGAAGACAAACCAAAACGCAGCAGCAGACGCAGAAG TATCAGTAGAAGTGCCTCTAGATCCAGAAGTAGGTCAAGGTCACGACGTAGGTCTAGGTCAGGCAGTAGGTCAAGGAGTCGCAGCAGAAGCCGCAGTAGCCGCAGCAAGTCCAAGTCCAAGTCTAAGTCACCAGCACGCAAGTCCAGATCTAAGTCCAGGTCCAAATCCAGATCCAGGTCCAAGTCCCCATCTAAGTCCAAGTCTAAGTCCAggtctaggtcaaggtcaaagtcTCGTTCCCCAAGTCCTGGAGACAAGGACGATAAGGACGAGAACTAG
- the LOC105326998 gene encoding fasciculation and elongation protein zeta-2, giving the protein MAELQFEAPLAKFENEEWSEYSEFQEAVTVENILKDTETLQTSESNENEDSEHFTEPYSGSLEDLVNSFDEKITKCFCNFEENVNDKIAPVQIRSQEEIVNDCQVWWTITGNFGNILPIDWSKSYARQLQSKVLNLKENQVPESPNLDLSDDEELSQQFDMHSLIVSSLQSHDADHVATADEVISEIETMMQEHGTQEYTQDDLEHEMALEKEKLPQIPTYTETDLKGMNCTQLNEVLNEYEVIIKELSEVLIRELALRDELEYDKELKNQFISLLLTIQKRRRDGNLDKKKKKTKSVNNNMNSPEGQSTFLTTVIPYHATDGPPTSEQLQIYIKILQAINEDSSTVPGLLTDYILKVLCPT; this is encoded by the exons ATGGCGGAGCTTCAGTTTGAGGCACCGCTAGCCAAGTTTGAAAATGAGGAATGGAGTGAATACAGTGAATTTCAGGAAGCTGTAAcagttgaaaatattttgaaagacaCTGAAACACTCCAAACAAGTGAATCAAATGAAAACGAGGACAGTGAACACTTTACAGAGCCTTATTCGGGATCTTTAGAAGATCTCGTGAACTCTTTCGACGAGAAGATAACGAAGTGTTTTTGCAATTTTGAGGAAAATGTTAATGACAAAATAGCCCCTGTGCAAATAAGATCACAAGAAGAGATCGTAAATGATTGTCA AGTGTGGTGGACCATAACAGGAAATTTCGGTAACATTCTGCCCATTGATTGGTCCAAGAGCTATGCAAGGCAACTCCAATCCAAAGTGCTAAACCTCAAAGAGAACCAG GTTCCAGAGTCCCCTAACCTTGACCTGTCAGATGATGAGGAGCTGAGTCAGCAATTTGACATGCACTCCCTGATTGTGTCCAGTCTCCAGTCCCATGACGCAGACCATGTTGCAACAGCAGATGAGGTCATTAGCGAAATAGAGACCATGATGCAG GAACATGGAACCCAGGAGTACACTCAAGATGATCTTGAGCATGAAATGGCCTTGGAAAAGGAGAAACTTCCGCAGATTCCCACCTATACTGAGACAG ATCTGAAGGGGATGAACTGTACACAGCTGAATGAAGTTCTGAATGAGTACGAGGTGATCATCAAGGAACTGTCTGAGGTCCTGATCCGAGAACTCGCGCTCAGAGACGAACTCGAGTATGACAAAGAGCTCAAGAACCAGTTCATCTCTCTGCTGCTGACCATACAGAAGCGTCGCCGCGATGGAAACTTGgacaagaagaagaaaaaaaccaaaagtgTTAATAATAACATGAACAGCCCAGAAGGCCAAAGCACA TTCTTGACGACTGTAATTCCATACCATGCTACTGATGGTCCACCAACATCAGAACAACTACAGATCTACATCAAAA TTTTACAGGCCATCAATGAGGATAGCTCGACTGTCCCTGGTCTTCTGACAGACTATATCCTGAAAG TGCTGTGTCCCACCTGA
- the LOC105326997 gene encoding uncharacterized protein isoform X1: MNMFRVSHISVSRRQQWNSTHHSFFGTVQPRGKQPCFRGLFLGVIAGILLIIGIMLTWIAGLSGIVEAGPILIGFSLIVFLVATCQFLQARKEQLLERQAEEQRRQTIATMAVSQDGENPPETVIIEAFTPSELYSSTDDNAPPSYMEATESDLNHSVLLPDEVDEQMEDPPSYAEAMSTSCVEISTRGTTPASACWVPPYYPYLSPPELCPTNHCDPPIMMTSLDREGVESNDLEISSDVDEYSEEINPVRCSQEMQNQCS; the protein is encoded by the exons ATGAATATGTTCCGAGTGAGCCACATATCGGTGAGTCGGCGGCAGCAATGGAACTCCACCCACCACAGCTTTTTTGGCACCGTGCAACCACGAGGGAAGCAGCCATGCTTCAGGGGCCTTTTCTTAGGGGTGATAGCAGGGATCCTGTTGATAATAGGCATCATGTTGACTTGGATAG CTGGATTAAGCGGAATAGTGGAGGCAGGCCCCATTTTGATTGGCTTCTCTCTCATTGTATTCCTGGTAGCTACTTGTCAGTTCCTACAAGCCAGAAAGGAACAGCTGTTAGAGAGACAAGCAGAGGAG caaagaaggCAAACCATTGCAACAATGGCAGTAAGTCAGGACGGGGAGAACCCACCAGAGACAGTTATTATAGAGGCCTTTACTCCAAGTGAATTGTACAG TAGTACAGATGACAATGCTCCTCCCAGCTACATGGAGGCCACAGAATCTGATCTGAACCACTCAGTTCTATTGCCTGATGAGGTAGATGAGCAAATGGAAGACCCACCATCTTACGCTGAGGCAATGAGCACTTCCTGTGTAGAGATCAGTACAAGGGGAACAACTCCTGCTAGTGCATGCTGGGTACCCCCTTACTACCCTTATCTATCTCCTCCAGAACTCTGCCCCACAAACCATTGTGATCCCCCCATAATGATGACTTCATTAGACAGAGAGGGTGTTGAGAGCAATGACCTTGAGATTAGCTCGGATGTTGATGAATATTCAGAAGAAATCAATCCAGTGAGATGCAGTCAAGAAATGCAAAATCAATGTTCCTAA
- the LOC105326997 gene encoding uncharacterized protein isoform X2: MNMFRVSHISVSRRQQWNSTHHSFFGTVQPRGKQPCFRGLFLGVIAGILLIIGIMLTWIAGLSGIVEAGPILIGFSLIVFLVATCQFLQARKEQLLERQAEEQRRQTIATMAVSQDGENPPETVIIEAFTPSELYSTDDNAPPSYMEATESDLNHSVLLPDEVDEQMEDPPSYAEAMSTSCVEISTRGTTPASACWVPPYYPYLSPPELCPTNHCDPPIMMTSLDREGVESNDLEISSDVDEYSEEINPVRCSQEMQNQCS, encoded by the exons ATGAATATGTTCCGAGTGAGCCACATATCGGTGAGTCGGCGGCAGCAATGGAACTCCACCCACCACAGCTTTTTTGGCACCGTGCAACCACGAGGGAAGCAGCCATGCTTCAGGGGCCTTTTCTTAGGGGTGATAGCAGGGATCCTGTTGATAATAGGCATCATGTTGACTTGGATAG CTGGATTAAGCGGAATAGTGGAGGCAGGCCCCATTTTGATTGGCTTCTCTCTCATTGTATTCCTGGTAGCTACTTGTCAGTTCCTACAAGCCAGAAAGGAACAGCTGTTAGAGAGACAAGCAGAGGAG caaagaaggCAAACCATTGCAACAATGGCAGTAAGTCAGGACGGGGAGAACCCACCAGAGACAGTTATTATAGAGGCCTTTACTCCAAGTGAATTGTACAG TACAGATGACAATGCTCCTCCCAGCTACATGGAGGCCACAGAATCTGATCTGAACCACTCAGTTCTATTGCCTGATGAGGTAGATGAGCAAATGGAAGACCCACCATCTTACGCTGAGGCAATGAGCACTTCCTGTGTAGAGATCAGTACAAGGGGAACAACTCCTGCTAGTGCATGCTGGGTACCCCCTTACTACCCTTATCTATCTCCTCCAGAACTCTGCCCCACAAACCATTGTGATCCCCCCATAATGATGACTTCATTAGACAGAGAGGGTGTTGAGAGCAATGACCTTGAGATTAGCTCGGATGTTGATGAATATTCAGAAGAAATCAATCCAGTGAGATGCAGTCAAGAAATGCAAAATCAATGTTCCTAA